A window of Paraburkholderia sp. ZP32-5 genomic DNA:
CGCGATCAGATGCGGCGCGATTTCATCGCCGATACGAATGTCGAGGTCGAAGCCCTCGCCGCCGACATCGACGAGACGATCGAACAGATCGAGCCGCACGCTCAGTTGCGGATAGCGTTCGGTGAAACTTGCGAGCGCCGGCGCGACAAAGCGGCGACCAAAGCCGAAGCTGCTCGAAATGCGCAGCTTGCCGCCCGGAATCCGACGCGTCGTCGATACGTCTTCAACGAGTTGGTCGACGTCGTCGAGAATCTTTTCGGCCCACGCATAGACGCGCTCGCCCGCCTCGGTGATCGCGACGCGGCGCGTCGAGCGATGCAGCAGACGCGTGCCGAGCGTCGTCTCCAGCACGTTGATGCGTTTGCTCACATAGGCGGCCGATACCGACAGCGCATCGGCCGCCGCGCTGAAACTGCACTTGCGCGCGACTTCGCAGAACACACGCAGATCGCCGAGATCGGGAGACGGGACGCTATTCATCGGGACGCTCTTTATTCACGAATTGTG
This region includes:
- a CDS encoding LysR substrate-binding domain-containing protein; the encoded protein is MNSVPSPDLGDLRVFCEVARKCSFSAAADALSVSAAYVSKRINVLETTLGTRLLHRSTRRVAITEAGERVYAWAEKILDDVDQLVEDVSTTRRIPGGKLRISSSFGFGRRFVAPALASFTERYPQLSVRLDLFDRLVDVGGEGFDLDIRIGDEIAPHLIARRLASNHRVLCASPDYLARHGTPRQLADLSSHACLAIKERDHPFGVWRLSARGEETSIKVTGPLSTNHGEVAVQWALAGRGIVLRSLWDVHALIASGELRQVLPEVTQPANVWAVYPERLAQSAKVRVCVDFLSEEFARLDNSRA